The Gymnogyps californianus isolate 813 chromosome Z, ASM1813914v2, whole genome shotgun sequence genome has a window encoding:
- the F2R gene encoding proteinase-activated receptor 1 gives MGPRALPALLCALALLGCPRPPPAAAARLASPYNGTIPQGRSFVLSFVSHQDDPIPAEGDTEDDLEVGSGATNQTGSFLREQRTVSVQTARYLTSPWLTRFVPSVYTLVLVLSLPLNITAILVFLKKMKIEKPAVVYMLNLALADVLFVSVLPFKIAYHFSGNNWLFGPQMCRFITAAFYCNMYCSVMLMTSISFDRFLAVVYPMQSLGWRTLTRASLICFIIWLVAIAGVIPFLIREQTMEIPKLNITTCHDVLRESELHGYYLHFFSIFSSVFFVVPFIISTVCYVCIIRCLSSSTIVAKQNKKTRALLLCVAVFSVFVICFGPTNVLLLIHYIHFTYDNSLEYLYFAYLLCVCISSVSCCIDPFIYYYASSQYQRQLFSLFNCQKTYDPNSSNSSGQSMSTTSRRATCSTNVNNSVYRKLLAMH, from the coding sequence cctCCCCATATAACGGCACCATACCACAGGGTAGAAGTTTTGTACTTTCTTTTGTAAGTCACCAGGATGACCCTATACCTGCTGAAGGTGATACTGAAGATGACTTGGAAGTTGGATCCGGAGCCACCAATCAGACTGGATCGTTCCTACGTGAACAACGAACAGTGTCAGTGCAAACAGCAAGATACCTCACCAGTCCGTGGCTGACGCGTTTTGTTCCTTCAGTTTACACCTTAGTGCTTGTGCTGAGTCTCCCTCTGAACATTACAGCAATACTcgtgtttctgaagaaaatgaaaattgaaaagcCAGCTGTAGTATACATGCTGAATTTGGCCCTTGCAGATGTCCTGTTTGTAAGCGTTCTTCCTTTTAAGATTGCTTATCACTTTTCTGGAAACAACTGGCTTTTTGGACCTCAAATGTGCCGTTTCATCACTGCTGCCTTCTACTGTAACATGTACTGTTCAGTAATGCTTATGACGAGCATAAGCTTCGATCGCTTCTTAGCAGTGGTGTATCCCATGCAGTCTCTTGGGTGGCGTACATTAACACGTGCCTCACTGATTTGTTTCATCATATGGCTTGTAGCAATAGCTGGGGTTATACCTTTTCTCATCAGAGAGCAAACGATGGAAATACCCAAGTTAAATATAACCACTTGCCACGATGTGCTAAGAGAATCTGAACTTCATGGCTATTACCTCCActtcttctccatcttctcttctgtgttttttgtgGTGCCATTTATAATTTCTACTGTCTGTTACGTGTGTATCATTCGATGTCTTAGTTCTTCTACCATtgttgcaaagcaaaataagaagaCACGTGCATTGCTCTTGTGTGtggctgttttttctgtttttgttatttgcttTGGACCAACAAATGTCCTCCTATTAATTCATTATATCCATTTTACTTATGACAACAGCTTAGAGTACCTCTACTTTGCCTATCTACTCTGTGTTTGTATCAGCAGCGTTAGCTGTTGCATTGACCCCTTTATTTACTACTATGCTTCTTCTCAGTATCAGAGACAACTTTTCAGTCTCTTCAATTGTCAAAAGACTTACGATCCTAATAGTAGTAACAGCAGTGGCCAGTCAATGTCTACCACTAGTAGAAGGGCTACGTGCTCTACTAATGTGAATAACAGTGTCTACAGGAAGTTACTAGCAATGCATTGA